The following coding sequences are from one Flavobacteriales bacterium window:
- a CDS encoding MFS transporter → MVLKLINSYQNSFKGLSVQVWWLSLITLINRAGTMVIPFMSLYLTENLKFTLSHVGWVMTAFGLGSVCGAWLGGKLSNKFGFYKVMFWSLFLSGFMFVGLQYITSFEGICAAIFFLMLVADTFRPALFVAVAAYAKPENRTRAVTLIRLAINLGFSMGPAVGGFIIFGMGYNGLFWIDGITCILAGLLFVYVLSERNAANKIKEEEVGVKGSPYKDKAYLVFLGALLLIGFTFLQYFSTIPLYYNDVHHLSEKEIGWLMSLNGILIFVFEMPLVSFFENERFSRYRILAGSTMLFSLSFFVLNMTGWVGILSVGMILMSYGEMLNFPFLNSFAMGRAAKFNNQGDYMALFTMSFSIAHIFAHNTGMQLIAHFGYEFTWYIMGAMLLVSLLFLVWLRNIIRKEEA, encoded by the coding sequence ATGGTTTTAAAACTGATTAATTCATATCAAAACTCGTTCAAAGGCTTGTCGGTACAAGTTTGGTGGCTGTCGTTAATTACTTTAATTAATCGTGCGGGTACTATGGTTATACCGTTTATGTCGTTGTACTTAACCGAAAACTTAAAGTTTACCTTGAGTCATGTTGGTTGGGTAATGACTGCTTTTGGTTTGGGTTCGGTTTGTGGCGCATGGCTAGGAGGGAAGCTCTCCAACAAATTTGGCTTTTATAAGGTAATGTTTTGGAGTTTGTTTCTGTCGGGCTTTATGTTTGTTGGACTGCAATACATTACTTCATTTGAGGGGATTTGTGCCGCAATATTCTTTTTGATGTTGGTTGCAGATACCTTTCGTCCAGCTTTATTTGTTGCTGTAGCAGCATACGCAAAACCTGAAAATCGTACCAGAGCAGTTACTTTAATTCGTTTGGCAATAAACTTAGGTTTTTCAATGGGACCAGCCGTTGGTGGTTTTATCATTTTTGGAATGGGTTACAACGGTTTGTTTTGGATAGATGGTATTACTTGTATTTTGGCAGGATTGCTTTTTGTGTATGTATTGAGCGAGCGTAATGCAGCTAACAAGATAAAGGAAGAAGAAGTTGGCGTAAAAGGTTCTCCATATAAGGATAAAGCTTATTTGGTTTTTTTAGGAGCGTTGTTGCTCATTGGGTTTACTTTTTTACAGTATTTTTCAACCATACCTTTGTATTACAACGATGTGCATCACTTGAGTGAGAAAGAAATAGGATGGCTAATGTCGTTAAACGGAATTTTAATTTTTGTGTTTGAAATGCCTTTGGTGAGCTTTTTTGAAAACGAACGATTTTCGCGTTACCGAATATTGGCAGGAAGTACCATGTTGTTTTCGTTAAGTTTCTTTGTATTAAACATGACTGGATGGGTGGGGATTTTATCGGTAGGGATGATATTGATGTCTTACGGAGAAATGTTGAATTTCCCATTTTTAAACTCGTTTGCAATGGGTAGAGCTGCAAAGTTTAACAACCAGGGCGATTATATGGCATTGTTTACCATGAGTTTTTCTATTGCACATATTTTTGCACACAATACTGGTATGCAACTCATTGCTCATTTTGGGTATGAGTTTACTTGGTACATTATGGGAGCAATGCTGCTGGTTTCGTTATTGTTTTTGGTTTGGTTAAGAAATATTATCAGAAAAGAGGAGGCTTAG
- a CDS encoding T9SS type A sorting domain-containing protein produces the protein MSLFVNPLMAQDYFERNTSVQVYDQVNNQYTHPWVGGFNHVQVSEIDLNLDGKNDLLTFDRAGNKISTFINQGVASTIAYTFAPQYKDSLPKLHDWVLFRDYNFDGKMDIFTYSTGGAAVYKNTSTTSLSFQLVTNLIYSDYLPDDPTNNPINLYISSTDIPAIDDIDGDGDLDILTFSILGTYVEYHKNLSKEKFGTADSLVFELSNKCWGFFAENLSNNSVTLNDTCNFNISNPQRLALMNNLLEQESYAAKKHSGSTLLTLDLDNNNSKELILGDVSFNNLTALYNADITPNFTASYMSFEDQNFPSNNSSTIAVDMDIFPAGYYLDVNNDNVRDLLVTNNCYSGCENTKSFWLYLNNGTNSLPDFVFQKNNFLQADMIELGEGAHPVFFDYDGDGLLDMVVGNYGKYDKSLPSLYTSFLSVYKNIGTATSPAFKLIEEDLAGISTLNLDLVSNKPVLGIYPTFGDLDNDGDKDMIIGDYFGNLHYFINTAGAGNTANFVLSQPKYQSIDVGNFATPQLIDLNRDGKLDMVIGKENGYFSYYQNSGTLTVPSFTKITDSLGRVSTLHPTFFKGNSVPCVIDVAGSYTMFAGSASGNIFKFGNIDGNLSGTFSRLDTNFLKINEGTNSSIFISNINNDLFKDMIIGNQAGGVAFFEGKQPIISVDEIEKITNISIYPNPTKEHVFINLETNSIQNASIDVFDLLGNAIISQQVNQQLVQINTNNIPQGIYLIKFTNEIGSIVFKLVKN, from the coding sequence GTGTCATTATTCGTAAATCCTTTAATGGCTCAAGATTATTTTGAACGAAATACTAGTGTTCAAGTTTACGACCAAGTTAACAATCAATACACCCATCCTTGGGTTGGAGGTTTTAATCATGTTCAGGTTTCTGAAATAGACTTGAATTTAGATGGTAAAAATGATTTATTGACATTCGATAGAGCTGGTAATAAAATATCAACATTTATCAATCAAGGAGTAGCATCTACAATAGCTTACACGTTTGCGCCACAATATAAAGACAGTTTGCCTAAACTACACGATTGGGTATTGTTTCGTGATTATAATTTTGATGGTAAGATGGATATTTTTACATACTCAACTGGCGGCGCAGCAGTTTATAAAAATACTTCAACAACATCGTTGAGTTTTCAGTTGGTTACTAATTTGATTTATTCTGATTATTTACCAGATGACCCTACTAACAATCCAATTAATTTATACATCAGTTCAACCGATATTCCTGCTATTGATGATATTGATGGTGATGGTGATTTGGATATTTTAACCTTTAGTATTTTGGGTACTTATGTGGAGTATCATAAAAATTTATCGAAAGAAAAATTTGGAACAGCTGATAGTTTAGTTTTTGAATTATCGAATAAATGTTGGGGCTTCTTTGCCGAAAACTTATCAAACAATAGTGTAACACTTAATGATACGTGTAATTTTAATATTTCTAATCCACAGCGATTAGCATTGATGAACAACTTGCTTGAACAAGAAAGTTATGCAGCAAAAAAACATAGTGGTTCTACATTGTTAACGCTTGATTTAGACAACAATAATTCAAAAGAACTTATTCTTGGCGATGTGTCTTTTAACAATTTAACGGCGCTTTATAATGCTGATATCACACCTAATTTTACAGCTTCTTACATGAGCTTCGAAGACCAAAATTTCCCATCAAATAATTCATCTACCATAGCTGTTGATATGGATATATTCCCTGCGGGTTATTATTTGGATGTAAATAATGATAATGTAAGGGATTTGTTGGTAACGAATAATTGTTACTCTGGTTGTGAAAATACCAAGAGTTTTTGGTTGTATTTAAATAATGGAACTAACAGTCTGCCTGATTTTGTTTTCCAAAAAAACAATTTTTTGCAAGCAGATATGATTGAATTGGGAGAAGGAGCTCATCCTGTTTTTTTTGATTATGATGGTGATGGTTTGCTTGATATGGTAGTTGGAAATTATGGTAAATATGATAAATCTTTGCCGTCACTTTATACATCGTTCTTATCGGTTTATAAAAATATTGGAACTGCTACAAGCCCAGCATTTAAACTAATCGAAGAAGATTTAGCAGGGATTTCGACGTTGAATCTTGATTTAGTATCAAATAAACCTGTACTAGGAATTTATCCAACATTTGGTGATTTAGACAATGATGGTGATAAAGACATGATTATAGGTGATTATTTTGGTAACTTACATTATTTTATAAATACTGCTGGAGCTGGAAATACTGCAAATTTTGTGTTGTCACAACCAAAATATCAATCGATTGATGTAGGGAATTTTGCTACGCCTCAGTTGATTGATTTAAACCGAGATGGTAAATTGGATATGGTAATAGGTAAGGAAAATGGTTATTTTTCATATTATCAAAACTCAGGAACATTAACTGTTCCAAGTTTTACAAAAATAACCGATTCGTTGGGTAGAGTATCTACCTTACATCCTACCTTTTTTAAAGGAAATAGTGTGCCTTGTGTAATTGATGTTGCAGGTTCTTATACCATGTTTGCTGGCTCAGCGAGTGGTAATATTTTTAAATTTGGGAACATTGATGGGAATTTGTCAGGGACTTTTAGCAGGCTAGATACCAACTTCTTAAAAATTAATGAAGGAACAAATTCTTCCATTTTTATATCAAATATCAATAACGATTTGTTTAAGGATATGATTATTGGAAATCAGGCTGGAGGAGTAGCATTTTTTGAAGGAAAACAACCTATTATTTCTGTTGATGAAATTGAAAAAATCACTAACATAAGTATATATCCTAATCCAACAAAAGAGCATGTTTTTATCAATTTAGAAACTAATTCTATTCAAAACGCTTCAATTGATGTTTTTGATTTGTTAGGCAATGCCATTATAAGTCAGCAAGTTAATCAGCAATTGGTTCAAATTAATACCAACAATATTCCTCAAGGAATTTATTTAATAAAATTTACCAATGAAATCGGTAGTATAGTGTTTAAGTTGGTAAAAAATTAA
- a CDS encoding GNAT family N-acetyltransferase, with protein sequence MDFTLRKWSKEDLSSLVKHANNYNIAKNLTNLFPHPYTKADGEAFIEKVTGMNAPLILAIDINGEAVGGIGLHPQSDIHIKNAELGYWLAESYWGKGIVTKAIEQIAIKGFNELDINRIFARPFGTNIGSQRVLEKAGFKLEGKFEKTIFKNGEYVDELIYAVRRK encoded by the coding sequence ATGGATTTTACTTTAAGAAAATGGAGTAAAGAGGATTTGTCGAGTTTAGTAAAACACGCTAACAACTATAACATTGCTAAAAACCTAACTAATTTATTTCCGCACCCCTATACCAAAGCTGACGGTGAAGCATTTATTGAAAAAGTAACAGGAATGAATGCTCCTTTAATTTTAGCAATTGATATTAATGGTGAAGCTGTTGGAGGTATTGGTTTGCATCCTCAATCCGATATTCATATAAAAAATGCAGAGTTGGGTTACTGGTTAGCTGAATCATATTGGGGTAAAGGAATTGTTACCAAAGCAATTGAACAAATTGCTATAAAGGGCTTTAATGAACTTGATATCAATAGAATTTTTGCTCGACCTTTTGGAACCAATATTGGTTCTCAACGTGTTTTAGAAAAAGCGGGTTTTAAGTTAGAAGGTAAGTTCGAAAAAACCATTTTTAAAAATGGAGAATATGTCGACGAACTTATTTATGCTGTTAGAAGAAAATAA